One stretch of Rissa tridactyla isolate bRisTri1 chromosome 21, bRisTri1.patW.cur.20221130, whole genome shotgun sequence DNA includes these proteins:
- the ELF3 gene encoding ETS-related transcription factor Elf-3 isoform X2, whose product MAGSCEISNIFSNYISAMYQPDEVQPTLDMLGHPGDDSTLGLSLPTSQPPAQSTDKPEWFSELPYFWTKVQVLEWISYHVEKNKYDASSIDFSCCNMDGHALCHCTRDQMRLIFGPLGDELYDRLHEITSDELNWIIDLLEKEDATSQETFLSASHLELGNPCAKDSLEDMKPTNPFLSTDFTCLPGAMSPGSSDISGPVMSHSPNSQDSGGSDLDLDPVEAKLFPDNGFAGSKKGDSKHGKRKRGRPRKLSKESRDCLESRKSKHSPRGTHLWEFIRDILIHPELNEGLMKWEDRQEGVFKFLRSEAVAQLWGQKKKNSSMTYEKLSRAMRYYYKREILERVDGRRLVYKFGKNSSGWKEEEVLNRNKEL is encoded by the exons ATGGCGGGATCTTGCGAGATCAGCAACATCTTCTCTAACTACATCAGCGCCATGTACCAGCCGGACGAGGTGCAGCCAACCTTGGACATGctgggacaccctggggacgACAGCACCCTGGGGCTGAGCCTCCCCACCAGCCAGCCCCCGGCACAGAGCACAG ACAAGCCGGAGTGGTTCAGTGAGCTCCCATACTTCTGGACCAAGGTGCAGGTGCTGGAGTGGATCAGCTACCACGTAGAGAAGAACAAGTATGACGCCAGCTCCATCGACTTCTCCTGCTGCAACATGGACGGGCACGCGCTCTGCCACTGCACCAGGGACCAGATGCGCCTCATCTTCGGGCCCCTGGGGGACGAGCTCTATGACCGCCTGCACGAGATTA cctccGATGAGCTGAACTGGATCATTGACTTGCTGGAAAAAGAGGATGCGACTTCCCAGGAGACCTTCCTGAGCGCCAGCCACCTGG AGCTGGGAAATCCCTGTGCCAAGGACTCTCTGGAGGACATGAAGCCCACAAACCCCTTCCTATCCACAGACTTCACCTGCTTGCCTGGTGCCATGTCCCCAGGCAGCTCCGACATCTCAG GGCCTGTGATGTCCCACAGCCCCAACTCCCAGGACTCCGGTGGAAGTGACCTCGACCTCGACCCTGTGGAAGCAAAGCTCTTCCCTGACA ATGGCTTCGCAGGGAGCAAGAAAGGGGACAGCAAACATGGCAAGCGGAAACGGGGACGGCCCCGAAAACTCAGCAAGGAGAGCAGAGATTGCCTGGAGAGCCGGAAGAGCAAGCACT CCCCAAGAGGTACCCACCTGTGGGAGTTCATCCGAGACATCCTGATCCACCCGGAGCTGAATGAGGGGCTGATGAAGTGGGAGGACCGGCAGGAGGGCGTCTTCAAGTTCCTGCGCTCAGAAGCGGTGGCTCAGCTCTGGggccagaagaagaaaaacagcagcatgaCCTACGAGAAGCTGAGCCGAGCCATGCG ATATTACTACAAACGAGAGATCCTGGAGAGAGTTGATGGGCGACGGCTGGTGTACaagtttgggaagaactccagcggctggaaggaggaggaggtgctcaaCAGGAACAAGGAGCTGTAG
- the ELF3 gene encoding ETS-related transcription factor Elf-3 isoform X1, which translates to MAGSCEISNIFSNYISAMYQPDEVQPTLDMLGHPGDDSTLGLSLPTSQPPAQSTDKPEWFSELPYFWTKVQVLEWISYHVEKNKYDASSIDFSCCNMDGHALCHCTRDQMRLIFGPLGDELYDRLHEISIANPSPPTPAASDELNWIIDLLEKEDATSQETFLSASHLELGNPCAKDSLEDMKPTNPFLSTDFTCLPGAMSPGSSDISGPVMSHSPNSQDSGGSDLDLDPVEAKLFPDNGFAGSKKGDSKHGKRKRGRPRKLSKESRDCLESRKSKHSPRGTHLWEFIRDILIHPELNEGLMKWEDRQEGVFKFLRSEAVAQLWGQKKKNSSMTYEKLSRAMRYYYKREILERVDGRRLVYKFGKNSSGWKEEEVLNRNKEL; encoded by the exons ATGGCGGGATCTTGCGAGATCAGCAACATCTTCTCTAACTACATCAGCGCCATGTACCAGCCGGACGAGGTGCAGCCAACCTTGGACATGctgggacaccctggggacgACAGCACCCTGGGGCTGAGCCTCCCCACCAGCCAGCCCCCGGCACAGAGCACAG ACAAGCCGGAGTGGTTCAGTGAGCTCCCATACTTCTGGACCAAGGTGCAGGTGCTGGAGTGGATCAGCTACCACGTAGAGAAGAACAAGTATGACGCCAGCTCCATCGACTTCTCCTGCTGCAACATGGACGGGCACGCGCTCTGCCACTGCACCAGGGACCAGATGCGCCTCATCTTCGGGCCCCTGGGGGACGAGCTCTATGACCGCCTGCACGAGATTA GCATCGCTAATCCCagtccccccacccctgcagcctccGATGAGCTGAACTGGATCATTGACTTGCTGGAAAAAGAGGATGCGACTTCCCAGGAGACCTTCCTGAGCGCCAGCCACCTGG AGCTGGGAAATCCCTGTGCCAAGGACTCTCTGGAGGACATGAAGCCCACAAACCCCTTCCTATCCACAGACTTCACCTGCTTGCCTGGTGCCATGTCCCCAGGCAGCTCCGACATCTCAG GGCCTGTGATGTCCCACAGCCCCAACTCCCAGGACTCCGGTGGAAGTGACCTCGACCTCGACCCTGTGGAAGCAAAGCTCTTCCCTGACA ATGGCTTCGCAGGGAGCAAGAAAGGGGACAGCAAACATGGCAAGCGGAAACGGGGACGGCCCCGAAAACTCAGCAAGGAGAGCAGAGATTGCCTGGAGAGCCGGAAGAGCAAGCACT CCCCAAGAGGTACCCACCTGTGGGAGTTCATCCGAGACATCCTGATCCACCCGGAGCTGAATGAGGGGCTGATGAAGTGGGAGGACCGGCAGGAGGGCGTCTTCAAGTTCCTGCGCTCAGAAGCGGTGGCTCAGCTCTGGggccagaagaagaaaaacagcagcatgaCCTACGAGAAGCTGAGCCGAGCCATGCG ATATTACTACAAACGAGAGATCCTGGAGAGAGTTGATGGGCGACGGCTGGTGTACaagtttgggaagaactccagcggctggaaggaggaggaggtgctcaaCAGGAACAAGGAGCTGTAG